One Sediminibacillus dalangtanensis genomic region harbors:
- the comGA gene encoding competence type IV pilus ATPase ComGA, with translation MTIAVTFSEKLLAAAISAHASDIHFLPSAIDTEIFFRIRGERSLFSKIPVRHYKQILSYYKFTSGMDIGEVRKPQSGTIPFTIDSGPSYSLRLSTLPVNHSESLAVRILPQTDTPPLERLLLFPWQLTKLYRLVSASSGIILLTGPTGSGKTTTLYALLQSLLDKFSPQVITLEDPIEKNLNKAIQVQVNEKAGITFQTGLKAVLRHDPDILMIGEIRDKGTAQIAVQAAFTGHLVLSTLHAKDAYGTIKRLLDMEINENDLHQVLLGVCALQLLPIQLPGSGNNRTAVLELLENAILAEAISGHNPYHSPAFATFSRLRRKAYAYGYADQTIFDVGF, from the coding sequence GTGACCATCGCTGTCACCTTCTCTGAAAAATTGCTTGCGGCTGCCATTTCAGCCCATGCCTCCGACATCCACTTCCTCCCCTCTGCAATTGACACCGAAATTTTCTTTCGCATAAGAGGCGAACGTAGCCTCTTCAGCAAAATACCAGTTAGACACTATAAACAAATACTCAGTTACTATAAGTTTACCTCAGGAATGGATATAGGAGAAGTCCGTAAGCCGCAAAGTGGCACCATCCCGTTTACGATTGACAGTGGTCCGTCCTATTCCCTTCGCTTGTCCACACTCCCAGTAAATCATTCTGAAAGTTTGGCCGTGCGTATTCTTCCCCAAACGGACACCCCTCCTCTCGAACGGTTGTTATTGTTCCCTTGGCAGTTAACAAAGCTGTACAGGTTGGTTTCAGCCAGCTCTGGAATCATCCTCCTGACTGGGCCCACCGGAAGCGGGAAGACTACTACACTTTATGCCTTGTTACAATCCTTGCTTGATAAATTCTCCCCTCAAGTGATCACACTCGAAGATCCAATTGAAAAGAACTTGAACAAAGCTATCCAAGTTCAGGTGAATGAAAAAGCAGGCATCACCTTTCAAACAGGTCTAAAGGCCGTGTTGCGGCATGATCCAGACATTCTTATGATAGGAGAAATCCGTGATAAGGGAACAGCCCAAATTGCCGTCCAAGCTGCTTTTACAGGTCATCTCGTTTTATCCACACTTCACGCCAAGGATGCCTATGGCACAATCAAACGGCTGCTTGACATGGAAATCAACGAGAATGATCTTCACCAGGTTTTACTTGGCGTCTGTGCTCTTCAGTTGTTGCCGATCCAACTGCCCGGTTCTGGCAACAACCGTACAGCCGTGCTGGAATTACTGGAAAACGCTATCCTGGCCGAGGCAATAAGCGGTCACAATCCCTATCATTCCCCTGCTTTTGCTACATTTTCCCGACTAAGGAGGAAAGCGTACGCATATGGTTATGCTGATCAAACAATTTTCGACGTTGGTTTCTAA
- the comGD gene encoding competence type IV pilus minor pilin ComGD: MKAGGFTFIEVMVVLSCIVVLTAVGTTLPLHLFEKQETNDFFQLFDSDLIYLQQSAMLSSERNALYLDPEGHEYTIRTGGTARIILSRKIPKSWNIELRTLKMPLSFNSKGTIKQPGTMIIHTNKRRYKVVFPLGKGRHYYEEL, encoded by the coding sequence ATGAAAGCAGGAGGCTTTACCTTCATCGAAGTGATGGTTGTATTAAGTTGTATCGTTGTACTTACAGCTGTGGGTACCACGCTCCCCTTGCACCTATTTGAGAAACAAGAGACAAACGATTTCTTTCAGCTATTCGACAGCGACCTCATTTACCTGCAGCAATCAGCAATGCTGTCTTCCGAAAGAAATGCCCTTTACCTCGATCCGGAAGGTCACGAATACACCATTCGCACAGGCGGTACAGCTAGAATTATTTTATCCAGAAAAATACCGAAAAGCTGGAATATTGAGTTGAGAACACTTAAAATGCCACTTTCCTTTAATTCCAAAGGAACCATAAAACAACCGGGAACTATGATCATTCATACAAACAAAAGGCGATACAAAGTGGTTTTTCCGCTCGGTAAAGGGAGGCACTACTATGAGGAATTGTAG
- a CDS encoding ComGF family competence protein, whose translation MKFVYMLIPQNSKGFTLISLLFGLAILLMVLPCVGIFYQSLPTENHYQEQAVRLAFQFLADQSEQSVEMRVEGNDLLFESEEGSIISISQYEDLLRRQVSGEGHEILLRNVSDFSTELLPFGLKMTVVMGGGEQYEKIIRYP comes from the coding sequence ATGAAGTTTGTCTATATGCTTATCCCGCAAAACAGTAAGGGATTTACACTCATTTCGCTTCTGTTCGGATTAGCTATCTTATTAATGGTTCTTCCCTGTGTCGGTATATTTTATCAATCGCTTCCCACGGAGAACCATTATCAGGAACAAGCCGTAAGACTTGCCTTTCAATTTCTAGCTGATCAGTCGGAACAATCTGTGGAAATGCGAGTAGAAGGAAACGACCTATTATTTGAATCTGAAGAGGGTTCCATTATCTCGATTAGCCAGTATGAGGACCTATTACGAAGACAAGTATCTGGAGAAGGACATGAAATATTGCTGCGAAATGTATCCGATTTTTCGACAGAACTGCTGCCATTTGGCTTAAAAATGACCGTGGTGATGGGTGGAGGAGAACAATATGAAAAAATCATTCGTTATCCTTAA
- the comGB gene encoding competence type IV pilus assembly protein ComGB → MKLSTKEQLVLLQRLSRLIKGGYSLMDSLLMLEWDPKLKRASCSISRSLADGKSIDKAFEQAHFHQNIISYLYFARKNGDLESMLHHCSETMEKQLAQFEQFQKTSRYPFILIGFFTVLLYFIKTSVYPAFTQMVLSVSGDTPAITTYSILFVDFLFTFSACMAAAALLFVPVWLLWKARIPIDLHIRILQKVPLWYGFQRMKTTFLFAIHLGALLKSTVPLKDALIIMQNQSHHPILAHYAMIITENLNRGIHIATVLPNLPLFETELFSIFQKNNNAKELEHDLLIYADFLIESLEDKWKKMIALIQPLTFCLLAGLIIFVYLSIMMPMFQLINSI, encoded by the coding sequence ATGAAATTATCCACCAAAGAACAGCTTGTCCTGCTGCAACGCCTCAGCAGGCTGATTAAGGGGGGTTACTCATTGATGGATTCCCTTCTGATGCTGGAGTGGGACCCAAAATTAAAGCGTGCGTCCTGTTCCATTTCTCGTTCTTTGGCCGATGGAAAGAGTATCGACAAGGCATTCGAACAAGCGCATTTCCATCAGAATATCATTTCCTATTTATATTTTGCCAGAAAAAATGGCGATCTAGAATCCATGCTTCACCACTGTTCAGAGACAATGGAGAAACAGCTTGCTCAATTCGAACAGTTTCAAAAAACTTCCCGATACCCTTTTATCCTGATTGGATTTTTTACTGTGTTGCTCTATTTCATCAAGACTTCTGTTTATCCAGCTTTTACACAGATGGTCCTCTCTGTATCAGGTGATACACCAGCAATCACCACCTATTCCATTTTATTCGTCGACTTTCTGTTTACGTTCTCCGCATGCATGGCTGCAGCCGCACTCCTTTTTGTCCCTGTTTGGCTATTGTGGAAGGCCCGGATACCGATTGATTTGCACATAAGGATACTTCAAAAAGTTCCTTTGTGGTACGGATTTCAGCGAATGAAAACTACATTTCTGTTTGCCATACACTTAGGAGCTCTTTTGAAGAGTACCGTGCCATTGAAAGACGCCCTGATCATTATGCAAAACCAAAGCCACCATCCAATACTCGCCCACTATGCGATGATCATTACAGAGAATCTCAATCGTGGGATCCATATTGCCACTGTCCTTCCAAACCTACCCCTTTTTGAAACAGAGCTTTTCAGTATTTTTCAAAAAAATAACAATGCCAAAGAATTGGAGCATGATTTATTGATTTACGCTGATTTTTTAATCGAAAGTCTAGAGGATAAATGGAAAAAGATGATTGCCTTGATCCAGCCGCTTACATTTTGTCTACTCGCAGGGTTGATAATTTTTGTCTACTTATCGATTATGATGCCGATGTTCCAGTTGATAAATTCAATCTGA
- a CDS encoding DUF2759 domain-containing protein — MVLAILLLIVAILCAVAVLRELKAKNMFAVLFAGLSTLVFGWFSIMTVWAELFQNV; from the coding sequence GTGGTATTGGCAATCCTGTTATTGATTGTAGCTATTTTATGTGCTGTTGCTGTATTACGTGAATTGAAAGCTAAAAATATGTTTGCTGTTCTATTTGCCGGATTATCTACTTTAGTGTTCGGATGGTTTTCCATTATGACGGTTTGGGCAGAATTGTTTCAAAACGTATAA
- a CDS encoding DEAD/DEAH box helicase, with product MNIQLNNDNAFIEEFESALQQDGPFSSWQLFQMSYRAAQTTLTPEFTGLTAPKHLPHMEFLPHQLDCARQIIEEMNGRGLLADEVGLGKTIEAGLILKEYMIRGLVKKALILVPASLVNQWVLELSQKFYIPAVSQGKRPVWDQNSIIVSSMDTAKRQPHRDIILEQEYDFILIDEAHKLKNHKTKNYEFVRALKKKYCLLLTATPVQNKLSDIFNLVSILKPGHLGNYEDFTATYGKDRNNLFNDEHLKQLIQKVMVRNRRQDTKVDWTERKVQTVWITFSEAEQQAYNQLTSITSKADTFSSITLTRELCSSREACYLSIKKMLQQEKQVANREAYQDFLKIIEGLPHHAKADKVVELIGNTDEKFIIFTEYRATQLYLQWYLQQHGISSVPYRGGFKRGKKDWMKQLFQKHAQVLIATEAGGEGINLQFCNNMINYDLPWNPMRLEQRIGRIHRFGQQQDVHIYNFALRNTMEEHVLNLLYEKIHLFERVVGNLDDILAELDIKDVEQEIQTIFRESETEGEAKIKLDNLSSVISLRQDQLQEQEDWDGNRESS from the coding sequence ATGAACATTCAGCTAAACAATGATAATGCTTTCATAGAAGAATTTGAATCCGCATTACAACAAGATGGACCGTTTTCTTCCTGGCAACTGTTTCAGATGTCCTATCGTGCAGCACAAACGACCCTGACACCTGAATTTACTGGGTTGACCGCTCCTAAACATCTACCACATATGGAGTTTTTGCCGCATCAGCTGGACTGCGCCAGGCAGATTATCGAAGAAATGAACGGGAGGGGATTGTTGGCAGATGAGGTCGGTTTGGGTAAAACAATTGAAGCCGGATTGATTTTAAAAGAATACATGATCAGGGGTTTGGTTAAAAAAGCACTGATTCTTGTACCCGCTTCCCTCGTAAATCAGTGGGTGCTGGAACTCAGCCAAAAATTCTATATACCTGCCGTATCCCAAGGAAAACGGCCGGTGTGGGACCAGAACAGTATCATTGTGAGCTCGATGGATACAGCCAAACGCCAGCCACACCGCGATATTATTCTAGAACAGGAATACGATTTCATCTTAATAGATGAAGCTCACAAACTCAAAAACCACAAAACCAAAAACTATGAGTTCGTTCGTGCCTTGAAGAAGAAATACTGCTTGCTTCTGACTGCAACACCAGTACAAAACAAACTTAGTGACATTTTCAACCTTGTCTCGATTCTAAAACCTGGACACCTTGGTAATTATGAAGACTTCACTGCCACATACGGAAAAGACCGTAACAATTTATTTAACGACGAGCATCTCAAGCAGCTTATTCAAAAAGTGATGGTACGGAACCGAAGACAAGATACAAAGGTCGACTGGACAGAGCGTAAAGTCCAGACAGTCTGGATCACTTTTAGCGAAGCCGAACAACAGGCTTACAATCAGTTAACATCCATTACCAGTAAAGCAGATACGTTTTCTTCTATCACTTTGACAAGAGAATTGTGCTCTTCTCGGGAAGCTTGTTATTTATCCATTAAAAAAATGCTGCAGCAGGAAAAGCAGGTCGCCAATCGGGAAGCGTATCAGGATTTTCTGAAAATAATAGAAGGGCTGCCACACCATGCCAAGGCCGATAAGGTGGTTGAACTAATCGGAAATACAGATGAGAAATTCATCATTTTCACGGAATACCGGGCAACCCAGTTGTACTTGCAGTGGTACTTACAGCAGCACGGCATCTCTTCCGTACCGTATCGGGGCGGTTTTAAACGTGGCAAAAAAGATTGGATGAAGCAGCTTTTTCAAAAACATGCGCAGGTTTTGATTGCCACTGAAGCCGGCGGTGAAGGGATCAACCTTCAATTTTGCAATAACATGATAAATTATGACTTACCTTGGAATCCCATGCGTTTGGAACAACGAATCGGAAGAATCCACCGATTCGGTCAGCAGCAGGATGTCCATATATACAACTTCGCGCTCCGCAACACGATGGAAGAACATGTGCTGAACTTATTGTATGAAAAAATCCACTTGTTTGAACGGGTGGTAGGCAATCTCGATGACATTCTTGCCGAATTGGATATAAAAGACGTCGAGCAGGAAATTCAGACAATCTTCAGGGAATCAGAAACAGAAGGAGAAGCCAAAATCAAACTGGACAACCTCTCTTCCGTTATCTCTTTGCGACAAGACCAATTACAAGAACAGGAGGATTGGGATGGCAATCGAGAATCTTCATAA
- a CDS encoding MBL fold metallo-hydrolase, whose translation MKIEKMPLGPLGTNCYLVIKDKDAMVVDPGGDADKLNAYLEEANIKPIAILLTHAHFDHIGAVEDVRNRYQIPVFVHHAEADWLSNPNLNGSALFRMEPISAGPADRYVKSGEMSIGPFSFNVLETPGHSPGGVAFVFPKEKWVISGDSLFQRGIGRTDLPGGDFEVLVETIKSKLFSLPDDYTVYPGHGPETVIGDEKVHNQFVG comes from the coding sequence ATGAAGATAGAGAAAATGCCCCTTGGCCCGTTAGGCACTAATTGCTACCTTGTCATTAAAGACAAGGACGCCATGGTTGTAGATCCGGGAGGAGACGCCGATAAACTAAACGCGTACCTGGAAGAGGCAAATATAAAACCGATTGCCATATTGCTGACACATGCACACTTTGACCATATTGGTGCTGTAGAAGACGTACGGAACAGGTATCAGATTCCTGTTTTTGTGCATCATGCAGAGGCTGACTGGCTGTCCAATCCGAATCTGAATGGTTCAGCTTTGTTCCGTATGGAGCCGATATCCGCCGGGCCTGCTGATAGGTATGTAAAGAGCGGTGAGATGTCCATCGGCCCCTTCTCGTTCAACGTACTGGAAACCCCCGGTCATTCTCCGGGTGGGGTGGCTTTCGTTTTTCCAAAGGAAAAATGGGTCATTTCAGGCGATTCCTTGTTTCAACGAGGAATCGGGAGAACCGACTTGCCTGGAGGGGACTTTGAAGTATTGGTAGAAACAATTAAAAGTAAATTGTTCAGCTTGCCTGATGACTATACTGTTTACCCGGGACATGGTCCAGAAACGGTAATCGGCGATGAAAAGGTACATAACCAATTTGTCGGTTGA
- the comGC gene encoding competence type IV pilus major pilin ComGC, with protein sequence MKNEEGFTLIEMLIVLTIISILLILILPNLAEKNEEVQTKGCTALAEMASSQIQAYVLDHGSEPDSISQLLNENYLKTDTCANGAKQIQLSPTGEVEIVSP encoded by the coding sequence ATGAAAAACGAAGAAGGTTTCACGTTAATTGAGATGTTAATCGTTTTAACGATTATTTCCATTCTGTTAATCCTCATATTGCCTAATCTTGCCGAAAAGAACGAAGAGGTCCAGACAAAAGGCTGTACTGCACTCGCAGAAATGGCCTCCAGCCAAATACAAGCCTATGTTTTGGATCACGGAAGCGAACCAGACTCTATTTCTCAACTGTTGAATGAAAATTACTTAAAAACAGATACGTGCGCCAACGGAGCGAAACAAATTCAACTTTCACCAACTGGAGAGGTTGAGATTGTCTCACCATGA
- a CDS encoding YqhG family protein — MAIENLHKFLTDYFLANQCELLENDNGKVTIQLTDKMDELIMNRPFYWHYIKQIGQQGQPMKITFITNPDRQNEQGEWVHFGSPRLHQIFRTLSKQGKITRQYEQTGSMHRQPLIPWLVLNIKVSYQGKHKKDELLSYGLQLINGTLVSPMMEKLSKLNLQPVIPDYCYTISPLIHNKSAYQRLIRYVQDYLRTKDYTWAKESWDHLYAEGKLLEHFYKQDQTDEEKQKELQQALSEIESRFRPRISIDIINGGLFYLTQDSSNVARSSN; from the coding sequence ATGGCAATCGAGAATCTTCATAAATTTCTTACCGACTACTTTCTGGCCAATCAATGCGAATTACTGGAAAACGACAATGGAAAAGTGACCATTCAGCTGACAGATAAAATGGATGAACTGATTATGAATCGGCCGTTTTACTGGCACTACATCAAACAAATCGGCCAACAAGGCCAGCCGATGAAAATTACGTTTATAACAAATCCAGACAGACAAAATGAACAAGGTGAATGGGTGCATTTCGGCAGTCCCAGGTTGCATCAAATTTTCCGTACTTTATCGAAACAAGGAAAGATAACCAGACAGTATGAACAAACTGGATCGATGCACCGTCAGCCGCTGATTCCCTGGCTGGTTTTGAACATAAAAGTCAGTTATCAAGGAAAGCATAAAAAGGACGAATTATTGTCTTATGGATTGCAATTGATTAACGGAACGCTGGTTAGTCCAATGATGGAGAAGCTATCCAAGTTAAACCTACAGCCAGTCATACCTGATTATTGTTATACAATTTCTCCGTTGATTCACAACAAAAGCGCCTATCAGCGATTGATTCGCTATGTGCAGGATTACCTTCGGACAAAGGATTATACGTGGGCGAAGGAATCATGGGACCATCTTTATGCCGAAGGAAAACTGCTTGAGCATTTCTATAAGCAAGACCAGACAGATGAGGAAAAACAGAAAGAGTTACAGCAGGCACTAAGCGAAATCGAAAGCAGATTCCGCCCTCGGATTTCCATTGACATTATCAACGGCGGCCTTTTTTACCTGACCCAGGACAGTTCAAACGTTGCTCGTTCAAGTAATTAA
- a CDS encoding YqzE family protein — MSGNDYVKFMTQEIVKYMDTPHDQRKKKKQYSKRERNEVSDHWLGLLPFAFRLLMKKKK, encoded by the coding sequence GTGTCCGGAAACGATTATGTAAAGTTCATGACACAGGAAATCGTGAAGTACATGGATACACCGCATGACCAACGGAAAAAGAAAAAACAGTACAGCAAGAGAGAGCGCAACGAAGTTTCTGATCATTGGCTGGGTTTACTTCCGTTTGCTTTTCGTTTGCTCATGAAAAAGAAAAAGTAA
- a CDS encoding shikimate kinase, protein MKAIYLIGFMGSGKSSVLRLVAEKMAIPGLDTDQQIEQTTRQTIPEIFKSQGETVFREKETDTLMKMPKTDAVVATGGGIVESEVNRSWLKENVFVVYLHTSLAEIERRLGKDESRPLWKKHDKTALYERRMEKYRQTADSLIKTDGKSPEQVAEEIYQLIRKENTDMLGI, encoded by the coding sequence ATGAAAGCAATTTATCTTATTGGCTTTATGGGCAGCGGTAAATCAAGTGTATTACGTTTGGTGGCTGAGAAAATGGCTATACCGGGACTGGATACAGATCAGCAGATCGAGCAAACAACCAGACAGACAATCCCTGAAATTTTTAAGTCCCAGGGGGAAACGGTTTTCCGTGAGAAGGAAACCGATACATTGATGAAAATGCCCAAAACGGATGCTGTGGTAGCAACGGGTGGCGGTATCGTGGAGTCCGAGGTGAATAGGAGCTGGCTGAAGGAAAATGTTTTCGTTGTTTATCTGCACACTTCGTTAGCTGAAATTGAGCGCAGATTAGGAAAGGATGAATCACGTCCGCTCTGGAAAAAACACGATAAAACTGCACTATATGAGCGTAGAATGGAAAAATACCGCCAAACAGCTGACAGTCTGATTAAAACGGATGGAAAAAGCCCCGAACAGGTGGCCGAGGAAATATACCAGCTTATAAGAAAGGAAAATACGGACATGCTAGGAATATAA
- a CDS encoding DUF2626 domain-containing protein, protein MDRMYRVLAFWTGIFTVMFYIGDMESLAVLFLAQTVFFIAVSYLKLSERMYMYLFGGYCTLFFIGFTYYTNFILVPGFGH, encoded by the coding sequence ATGGATAGAATGTATCGCGTTCTTGCTTTTTGGACGGGTATTTTCACAGTCATGTTTTATATAGGTGATATGGAAAGCCTCGCTGTTTTGTTCCTTGCTCAGACAGTTTTCTTTATTGCTGTAAGCTACTTGAAGCTCTCTGAACGCATGTACATGTACTTATTCGGTGGCTATTGCACCCTGTTCTTTATTGGTTTTACCTATTATACGAACTTCATACTCGTTCCCGGATTTGGGCACTAA
- a CDS encoding type II secretion system GspH family protein yields MRNCSGFTTVEALAVFSLFLMVSVTLLPSFLQIKLEDHQLLIKRQVLSQLHDDLIEIAYGKHQENPEQQNYQETWMGVKVTYTFVKETDLTKGCAKWKYAKQEDHEVCLYAYPAKQ; encoded by the coding sequence ATGAGGAATTGTAGCGGATTTACCACCGTCGAAGCATTGGCGGTTTTCTCTCTTTTTCTCATGGTTTCTGTCACGCTCCTGCCAAGCTTCCTTCAAATCAAATTGGAGGATCATCAATTATTGATAAAAAGGCAAGTGCTATCGCAGCTTCATGATGATTTAATTGAAATCGCTTATGGAAAACACCAGGAAAATCCGGAACAACAAAATTACCAGGAAACCTGGATGGGAGTGAAGGTGACGTACACATTCGTCAAAGAAACCGATTTAACGAAAGGATGTGCGAAATGGAAGTATGCTAAACAGGAAGATCATGAAGTTTGTCTATATGCTTATCCCGCAAAACAGTAA